One segment of Blastocatellia bacterium DNA contains the following:
- the hisA gene encoding 1-(5-phosphoribosyl)-5-[(5-phosphoribosylamino)methylideneamino]imidazole-4-carboxamide isomerase — protein sequence MLVIPAIDLKGGRCVRLTEGREASAKVYDRDPLEVARVYEKAGASLIHVVDLDGAFHGAASANLQIIKRINGEVAIPIEVGGGLRSLADIEFLLRDVGARYAILGTVAVEQPDLLRAAVAAFGDAIVVGIDAREGQVATRGWTAATRVDAVDLACEVAALGVERIIYTDIARDGRLKGPNLETTRELARRSAARVTASGGVGSLEDITHVAQLESDGVDAVIVGKALYENRFTLKQALRAALKTS from the coding sequence ATGCTTGTTATCCCGGCCATTGATCTGAAAGGCGGTCGCTGCGTGCGGCTGACGGAAGGGCGCGAGGCGAGCGCCAAAGTCTATGACCGCGACCCGCTCGAAGTGGCGCGCGTTTATGAGAAGGCCGGCGCGTCGCTGATTCACGTCGTTGATCTGGATGGCGCCTTTCACGGCGCCGCCTCGGCGAACCTGCAAATCATCAAGCGCATTAACGGCGAGGTCGCTATCCCCATTGAAGTCGGCGGCGGATTGCGCTCGCTCGCCGACATCGAATTCCTGCTGCGCGATGTCGGGGCGCGCTACGCCATCCTCGGCACGGTCGCCGTCGAACAGCCTGACCTGCTGCGCGCCGCCGTCGCCGCCTTCGGCGATGCCATTGTCGTCGGCATCGATGCGCGCGAAGGCCAGGTGGCGACGCGTGGCTGGACCGCCGCGACGCGCGTTGATGCGGTTGATCTGGCTTGCGAGGTCGCCGCCCTCGGCGTCGAGCGAATCATCTACACAGACATTGCGCGCGATGGCCGTTTGAAAGGGCCGAACCTGGAAACGACGCGCGAGCTTGCCCGGCGGTCGGCGGCGCGCGTCACCGCCTCGGGCGGCGTCGGCTCGCTCGAAGACATCACCCATGTCGCTCAACTGGAGAGCGATGGCGTCGACGCGGTGATCGTCGGCAAGGCGCTTTATGAAAACCGCTTCACCTTGAAACAGGCTCTCCGAGCCGCTTTAAAGACATCGTGA
- the hisF gene encoding imidazole glycerol phosphate synthase subunit HisF yields the protein MLAKRIIPCLDVDRGRVVKGIRFVDLVDAGDPVEQARRYDREGADELVFLDITASSDSRDLVYDMARRVADTIFIPFTVGGGIRTVEDMRRMLASGADKVSVNTAAINEPAIITEGAQAFGSQAIVVAIDARRCAPNSDAGTRERGDAEKEQTAGSEAAVALSPRPRVSASPRWEVYTHGGRKPAGIDVIEWARRVEALGGGEILLTSMDCDGTRDGYDIELTRAVAEAVSIPVIASGGAGTLEHLYEALSAGRASAVLAASIFHFGEFTIAQAKDYLRARGLPVR from the coding sequence ATGCTGGCCAAACGCATCATCCCATGCCTGGACGTAGACCGCGGGCGCGTCGTCAAAGGGATTCGCTTCGTTGACCTCGTTGACGCCGGCGATCCGGTCGAGCAAGCCCGCCGCTACGACCGCGAAGGCGCTGACGAGCTGGTCTTCCTCGATATCACGGCGTCAAGTGACAGCCGCGACCTGGTGTATGACATGGCGCGCCGCGTCGCCGACACCATCTTCATCCCTTTCACCGTGGGCGGCGGCATCCGCACCGTCGAAGACATGCGGCGGATGCTGGCGTCGGGCGCGGACAAAGTCTCGGTCAACACCGCCGCCATCAACGAACCGGCGATCATCACCGAAGGCGCGCAGGCTTTCGGCTCGCAAGCCATCGTCGTGGCGATTGACGCCAGGCGCTGCGCACCGAATAGCGACGCGGGGACGCGGGAACGCGGAGACGCGGAGAAAGAACAAACAGCCGGGAGCGAAGCAGCCGTCGCCCTGTCGCCGCGTCCCCGCGTCTCCGCGTCTCCCCGGTGGGAGGTCTACACGCACGGCGGGCGCAAGCCGGCGGGGATCGATGTGATCGAATGGGCGCGGCGTGTTGAAGCGCTGGGCGGCGGCGAAATCCTGCTGACGAGTATGGACTGTGACGGCACGCGCGACGGTTACGACATCGAGTTGACGCGCGCGGTCGCCGAGGCGGTTTCGATTCCGGTGATCGCTTCGGGCGGCGCCGGCACGCTCGAACATCTTTACGAAGCCTTGAGCGCGGGGCGCGCTTCGGCGGTGCTGGCCGCATCAATCTTTCATTTCGGCGAATTCACCATCGCGCAAGCGAAAGATTACCTGCGGGCGCGCGGCCTGCCGGTGCGTTGA
- a CDS encoding arylesterase yields MRVILFGLLLCALAAAAACKGGPSKGAPPPPPATESPAKPVKSVAKIVAFGDSLTAGYGLSPEESYPSLLQKKLAADGFDYEVVNAGISGDTSAGGVRRIDWSLEGGDVKVVILELGANDILRGQPIEEMKKNLSTIIERAKARGAQVLLAGMEAPTSSGIDYRRWTHGAFSELAKAHNVTLIPFLLDRVAGIQSMNQADGIHPNREGARIVADTVYQYLKPMLEKADQAAAK; encoded by the coding sequence ATGAGAGTCATTCTGTTTGGCCTTTTATTATGCGCGCTCGCAGCCGCCGCGGCATGCAAAGGCGGGCCGTCGAAAGGCGCGCCGCCGCCGCCGCCGGCCACTGAATCGCCTGCGAAGCCAGTTAAGAGTGTAGCGAAGATCGTCGCATTCGGCGACAGCCTGACCGCCGGATATGGCTTGAGCCCTGAAGAGAGCTACCCGTCGCTGTTGCAGAAGAAGCTGGCGGCAGATGGCTTCGATTATGAAGTGGTCAACGCCGGCATTTCCGGCGACACCTCGGCGGGCGGCGTGCGGCGCATTGACTGGTCGCTGGAAGGCGGCGATGTCAAAGTCGTCATCCTTGAGCTGGGCGCTAACGACATTCTGCGCGGCCAGCCTATCGAAGAGATGAAGAAGAATTTGAGCACGATCATCGAGCGCGCCAAAGCGCGCGGCGCACAGGTGCTGCTCGCCGGCATGGAAGCGCCGACCAGTTCAGGCATCGATTACCGCCGCTGGACGCACGGCGCTTTCAGCGAGCTGGCGAAAGCACATAACGTGACGCTGATCCCTTTTCTTCTCGACCGCGTCGCCGGCATTCAATCCATGAACCAGGCGGACGGCATTCATCCGAATCGCGAAGGGGCGCGCATCGTTGCCGACACGGTCTATCAATACCTCAAGCCGATGCTCGAAAAGGCCGATCAGGCGGCGGCAAAGTGA